In Patagioenas fasciata isolate bPatFas1 chromosome 2, bPatFas1.hap1, whole genome shotgun sequence, a single window of DNA contains:
- the CCR9 gene encoding C-C chemokine receptor type 9 produces the protein MAFASAVTQPGETSLDSYRNDCMLLPLYGNLVNDTDFMCDRRQVRQFAQAFLPVFFWVIFSVGTVGNALVVLVYCKYCFRRSMMDWYLLHLAIADLLLLFTLPFWAKAASDGWIFKNFMCKVVNSMYKINFYSCSLFLTCISFDRYITVVQATKARASKRRRLLRSKLMCLAVWLTSVSLCIPEIMYSQSMQVGDVTVCKITYPPNVGLFFRVTVLALKVTIGFFLPLLVMVICYALIIKTLLQAKRSQKQKSLKIIIMIITAFLLSQFPYNIVLLVKAIRIYTRVAYSCQAMDQLDIGLQVTQSIAFLHSCLNPFLYVFAGERFRRALGRMMQSGGCCRSWGQEQFSSACDSQDHSSNWSFAMLGSRRVRSSLTLSTHLTSSIMPPICQDLL, from the exons ATGGCTTTTGCAAGTGCA GTCACCCAGCCTGGCGAGACcagcctggattcctacaggaaTGACTGCATGTTGCTGCCCCTGTATGGAAACCTGGTGAACGACACAGACTTCATGTGTGACAGGAGGCAGGTCAGGCAGTTTGCTCAAGCTTTCCTGCCGGTGTTTTTCTGGGTCATCTTCTCTGTGGGCACGGTGGGAAATGCCTTGGTCGTGCTCGTCTATTGCAAATACTGCTTCAGGAGGAGCATGATGGATTGGTACCTGCTGCACCTGGCCATTGCggacctgctcctcctcttcacGCTCCCTTTCTGGGCCAAGGCTGCCTCAGATGGCTGGATCTTCAAGAATTTCATGTGCAAAGTTGTCAACAGCATGTATAAGATCAACTTCTACAGCTGCAGCCTGTTTCTAACCTGCATCAGCTTTGACAGGTACATCACTGTTGTCCAGGCGACGAAAGCTAGAGCTTCTAAGCGAAGGCGGCTCCTGCGCAGCAAACTCATGTGCTTGGCTGTTTGGCTGACGTCTGTGAGCCTGTGCATCCCAGAAATCATGTACAGCCAAAGCATGCAGGTGGGTGATGTAACAGTTTGCAAAATTACGTACCCGCCAAATGTCGGCTTGTTTTTCAGAGTTACTGTCCTGGCTTTGAAAGTCACAATCGGattcttccttcccctccttGTCATGGTTATTTGTTATGCTCTTATCATCAAGACCCTCCTGCAAGCCAAAAGATCTCAAAAGCAGAAGTCTCTGAAGATCATCATCATGATCATCACCGCTTTCCTTCTCTCTCAGTTCCCGTACAATATTGTTTTGCTGGTCAAAGCCATCAGAATCTACACCAGGGTGGCATACAGCTGCCAGGCTATGGACCAGCTGGACATCGGGCTGCAGGTCACCCAGAGCATCGCCTTCCTCCACAGCTGCCTCAACCCCTTCCTCTATGTCTTTGCTGGGGAGCGGTTCAGGAGGGCGCTGGGCAGGATGATGCAAAGTGGTGGCTGCTGCCGAAGCTGGGGACAAGAGCAGTTCTCCTCTGCCTGCGACAGCCAGGACCACAGCTCAAACTGGTCCTTCGCCATGCTGGGCAGCCGGCGGGTGAGGAGCTCCCTGACCCTCAGCACCCACCTGACCTCCTCCATTATGCCTCCTATTTGTCAAGACCTCTTGTAA